GTACGCTCttgtttcttcttcctctgctcaaGATGTTGTCGCCCTCGTTCTTACGGTGTTTTcttccttcccttcccttcccttcccttcccttccctttcaGTCACGTACAATGCTCTATCGATTCTTTGCCATTCTTCAAGTACCTACTGTCTTACGATGATTTCTTTCTCTCTAAGGTATCATTTATTCTCATTCATCCGAGAAAAGCTTGGtcgattttacaaaaaattcatttatctcGACGCTCAGAGAAACATTTCATCCAACTATTTCGAGGATGACGACAAGTTTGCCTAGCGAACGAGGGTGGTAGAGGTAGCAGAGCGAAGAAGcaacgagaaagaaagaaaggtatACGTGCCGCGTATACCATAGCAGAAGAATATCTTCGGGAGCCGTGAACCTGTCAATAAGGTGGATTCCCGAGCTGCTTGTTCGGTAGTGATGGCCTAAAAGAAGCGCCGCTTACGGAACGCTGCTGTAGAAAGAGGAACCGTGAGTTGATCTCTCGAAgcgagaagaagacgaagagatAGAAGAGGTGAGTGGATATGGCTGGCCCCAGAGATCTCGGAAGCTCGTCTCACCCTTCTCGAGGCggtgcggcgcggcgcggcgcggcgcggcgtgacTTGCAGCTCGATTTCTGGCACACAGAACTGACGGATACCCGGTCCGATGCTTTTCTTCGAATGCCGTATCGGGACACGAAGATGGCCGCGCGCTAGTCATTAGGCGGTATCGCGCGAGAGATCGTTAAGAAGCAGCCTGTAAAAGGAACGCGTCGACGCGACCTCCTCTCCtccttcttcatcttctctttcttctttttcttcttcgcctCTGAGCTTCCTCCGCTTTCTATCCCGGTGACGTTATGTAATTACTGCCGATGAAATACGCGTCGATCGATGATACTCTTCGGATCAAGAAACTCTTGTCTGATCTGTCCGTTTAATATGTTCCTTCTGATACACCGAACATTCTTTACGTTTCTTCGGGAGGCCAATCAACTTCGGGGTAGTTACTATGTAACACAGCTTGGATATGAATGTTTTTCTAAAggaaattactatttttaaacgGTCGTACAAGGGAAAGTAACAATCGTATATGAGAGTTTAGCGAGCAACCAGTATAATCGATGAtcgtaccgaaagggttaatgtcGTCGCGAAGGAATGCCAGGTAGTCATCCATCGTGTATCCATCACCTCGATACCATAGCTTACAGCATCCAGTGGttgtattaaaaagaaagaaagaaagaaagaaagaaaactggttatatttttatttgtccgTTGTGTTGGTGAAGAGGGACGAAGCATAGGGCCGTGACAAGAGGCGTAATTACGCTAAACGATTTCCGAGCAGGCTCTCTCGCTCGGACTTGCTTAACGATGGTAACGATGGCGGTGGCAAGAAGGATAGTCCCTGTCGTGGCCAGCTTTCAAGAGGCCGTTCCACGTCCTTGCCTCGTGTGAATCGGAAGATTAGCCGATTCACGGCGAACCACGACGATTTCGTTCTTGTATCGGTCGCTCGAGTCCACCGGTTACGGTGACCGCCGCGCCGTGTAATGGAACGACCGTTTTTCGACACGCTTTTCTTCCTCATCGACTCGAACTTGTGCACTCATGCCGTTACACCCATACGAAGTTAACTTATCGTTAGAATTTTAACCCCTTCGCCGCGAGAGAAGATTTCTGGCAATGACACACATTGTTTCCGAAATTAACTTGAACTGCTAAAGCCGCCTACGGCACAGGGCAAGCTTTAAACGATAAATCGACCCGAAGAGTCGTGGCCTCGCGTGGGGAATATCGCGCACGACTTTTCATTCAACACGGTATAATACACCGAACATAATCGCGCGTTAATTCGTCGTTCTGCTACAATGATTCTGGAATATCTCGATGATCTTCTTTTggatttctcttttaattaatacttgGACGAAATAAGAAGGTAACCGCGTCATTCGACGTCGCAATTAACCAGCATCGGCGATAAATAAGCAAAGGGCAACTCGGCACGATAATCGAAGTAACTGAAGGACGTATTAAAATCAGCAAAGTAAAACTCTGGATCGACGATCAGCCTCGCGGATGCTTCATTAGCCAACTTTAATTACAGAACGACCACAAGATCGTTGTCACGAGAACAGGATGGTGACCGGTTCAATAGACATCGTTCATCATCTCGATAGCAATTATCGTAATTAATATCGGCGTAGCAATCGTACGCGTGGGTATCGCGGATACGATGATTTTTCTTCCGGTATTACCGTTCACGATTAACACTTTAAGCTTAGCGATAGCGATAGGATGTAAAGGGTGAAATCAGAATCTTAGCAAGGTCGTAGTTAGAGGTGAACTGATGACAGTCGTTGGCTGTAAGAGTCGGCGAGGTCAAGCAGTCGAAGCGATAACATTAATCCGGAAGGGCGAGATGGCTGGTGGTCGAGGAAGAGCAATCCCGATCTCGGCTGGTCGAGTTGGTCGTGTATAAAGCAACAACCCCGTGGAATGGACTTGGAACTCCTCGCTTACCCTCCTGGACACGAGCTGTCGCGGTCTGTCCCTAGACGGGATGTGGTCGGCACCCAAACCCTCCACTCTGTTCCCTGTGTAATTTTAATAAGCCATATTACGAGCTCGTACCTACAAGGAAACAGCTTCCTTTTGCGCCGGACCAACGCGTCCTCCCCTCGTTGCACGTCTTTCGGATAATTCATACTTTGCTTAAATCAGCTGGTTTAATGCAACAAAGCATTATAGTTTGATAGGATTTCATTTTgattatttcttcctcttgccatgaatttcaaattttcctttccttcttctGCGAGCCAGCGgagaatgaaaaaggaaaaaggaaaaaggaaaaaggaaaaaggaaaatgaaacaatttgGAGGGGTGACGACGGATTGATTAGCGGATTACGCGGCTCTTATTTCATTTGGCCAGGACTCGAGGGTCGTTTGGAATAAATGGGATATCGCTTTAATGAATTTCCAGCGGAACGTCAGGAGGCGTCATCCCCAGCGCAGAAGGCGGTTGTACGAGGATTAAGTAGGGCAATCTGTGGCATTTTTTTTCTCGCAAACGACCAGATTTTTATGCCTAATTAATCGCCAGAGTTCCGAGGGTGGCCAACGAGGATTAGATACCCAGTGAAATTCGCGCGATACCGTCTTTCGGTTGGGCTGATTTACTGATTTCTGTACTCGattagaaaattattctttgctCAATTCAATTTTATCTTTGTTTTATCATCGatttttaaaattgattaattaagttttccaaaaaaagaaaagggtttCTTTCGAATTTATCAATGACGCGAAGTAAGCGTAGGACAAACGTTTGGTAGCCAAGAAGAAACTGCAGGAGCCCAAAGTTATCCGCGAAGTTTCGAGTGCAGAGCTAGTTGATTTATCGGGCTCATTACTGCCAGGAAAGAGGGAGGACTACAGGCAACAGCCACCCCAGCGGCGTGTTTTACAAGACGGCATTAATTGCTCGAATTAAATATGCACCTCTCTCCGTGGCGTAATTTATTTCGGTTTCCTTAAGCACTTTAAGTCGTCGGGAACTCGCCGCATCGCAGACGCTTTCCACGGACGTTAATAATGGCTTCTTAGGATATTAATTGACGTTGTTCTTTGTAAAAACCACCCCTCTACTATCCTTTAATCTTGACCGTTAACTCTGCGTTCTTTTCGAACGACTTCTGTCTATTGTGCTTAAAATGTTTGTCGTTCGTAGTATGTAAGAAGAAGTTTAACACGTTAAATATTGTTTCAGGAACGCGTTGGACGAGGAGCAGCGAGCACAGAAGGCTCTTTATCTATTGAAAGCGCGTGATCGTCGAATCGCCGTTTTGGAAAAACGCGTTGCAGAATTGCAAAACCTTGCTGACAATATACACGAGGTCAGTCTTCGAAAATCCTCGAGTATATTGAACCCTGAACGAGACAAAGAAGCTGTTTCCGACTTTAGAAGCGAAAGGTCCTTAAGAACTGACGACGAGACCGAAAAAAGTGATTCCAACTTGAGCAACActgaaaatttaagtaaaacaTTGGACGAAGATTGTGACACCGTTTCTGGAAGTCAGATAACGGTGCCAAGATTGAAATTATCGAAATCCTCTTTATCAAATTCGGAAAAGGACATCTTCTCCACTGCGACTAACTTTTTGGTTGAAGGAAGAAAGTGTTCTGCTTCAAGCATATGCGTTTCTGGCAAAGATCGAACTTTCGAAAATGCAGCTCTGCAGAAAGATAAATCTAGTAAAGAAATTGTAGATTcaagaaaaagggaaacgaaAGTTGGAGGATTGAATGACCAAGGGAAGATCGATGGAGTTGAAAAGCTTCTTTCAGAAGAGAAGAAAGGTGGTTCAGTTATGTTTATGAAGaatatcgaaggaaaggttcgaAAACGATGTAGCTTTCCAAGGAGCTCCGCGAGCGTTCCGTGGATTCGAGCGAGGCACGACTGTTTCCGGAGGAAGCTTCGAAATCTTGAACTGAGGAACGCAAAACGAGTGGAGAAGCTGCCTATGGGAGACGGACGTGCGACCTGTACAACGTACCGGTGAGTGAAACgttcatttttattatgtttAGAATAAGGTTGGGAAACACTGATCGATCAGTTGCGGCAGGGAATAATCGAGAGTTCTCGCGCAGCAAAGGGTTGAATCTGATCGGTGTGCGTCACGTAGCGGCCGATTTTTCCATGCGCAGA
This region of Osmia lignaria lignaria isolate PbOS001 chromosome 10, iyOsmLign1, whole genome shotgun sequence genomic DNA includes:
- the LOC143305720 gene encoding uncharacterized protein LOC143305720, giving the protein MMPNDSRQDRRCKTTECSPKTLARKIESCIVRNALDEEQRAQKALYLLKARDRRIAVLEKRVAELQNLADNIHEVSLRKSSSILNPERDKEAVSDFRSERSLRTDDETEKSDSNLSNTENLSKTLDEDCDTVSGSQITVPRLKLSKSSLSNSEKDIFSTATNFLVEGRKCSASSICVSGKDRTFENAALQKDKSSKEIVDSRKRETKVGGLNDQGKIDGVEKLLSEEKKGGSVMFMKNIEGKVRKRCSFPRSSASVPWIRARHDCFRRKLRNLELRNAKRVEKLPMGDGRATCTTYR